The Micropterus dolomieu isolate WLL.071019.BEF.003 ecotype Adirondacks linkage group LG23, ASM2129224v1, whole genome shotgun sequence DNA window gtttATAGCTTGTTCAGAATGGGCTAATTCTGATCCGGATAGAGTTATAAATTGACTTGACATAGTATGGGTGTACAGTGGCCACCCTGTGTTCAGGTCTGGTCCCGTCATGTTTGTCATATGGCCTGCCTCTCACTGGTCCGTCTTGGTTATTTTAGCTTATCTGGTTCTGGGAGTGTCCCAATCCTCTTAGCCTCCCTTCAGCAATGCCCTAAGTGAATTAGTTAGGATTATTGCCCTatccccctctgtctctctctctctctctccatggcTCTCTCCTCCACCGTCTCCATCTTTGTCCATCTTTCCTTATTCTCTCTCCAATTCTGCAATACCTCTTTTCTTTACCTCTACCTGTTTTCTCAGGTTGTAGGTCTTTAGCGTCCTGTGTGTCCCACTTGCCCTATGCACTCCCAAATATATCATTATGTTCCAAAACAGCCGAATCATTGACAAGAATGCAGTTTAATGAAGCCATTTTACCGCAGCTGCTTTTCCCCGAATTGTCCCAGCTCTGAGACATCTCTCCATCAGCTCAATGGTTCCCCTTTTTTCAACCCCTCCGGGACccaacccccctcccctccaccaATCTCCCCAACTCCTCTGACAACTTGGTAATCCCCAGATGACCTGATTACTGCCACGCAAACTTAACTATGACATCAAATATGTGGAAATATTTGATAGAAGTGTGTGTTGTGGGAGTGTGTGTAGACAGAGAGGATTGATTCTGTtacttaacaaacaacaaagacatttgACCTCCCTCTCACTGATTTCTATGACGCATTTGGCCATCTTTTTAAAGCTAAGTTGAATTGAAGGTTTGTCATTTTAGAGCAGTTACCATAATATTAGCACCTAATATCTTATGGTATTGATGTTTAGGATCTGGTGCAACTTGTGCAAGTGACATGATACATACATAGATGTGTCACGTCAGCTAAATTATTATAAAAGCCTTGACAAAGTATCCTGAAATATTAGTAttagaaaaaatagaaaactaTTTTTGTTGCTATGTAAATCATATCTGATCCCTGTCCTCAGccatgtaaaatgttttgataataaCTTCAGATCTACTGCACTGAGAGAAGTAAACGGGTAGTGAGGGACATTTCAAAGCATTTCTCTGCACTCAACACTGACCTAATCCCACTCTGTGCTCTGTTTAATCCCTCTGCCCTCCCTCTCCGTGGTGTGATTGGTTAATCCCTGCGTCTGCACGCCCTGATTGGTTAACCTCTCTTGGCAGTGCAGTGCACTTGTAATCTTCCCCCTCAGCACTGAGAGTTTCAGACAGACATTTGTGCTGTAATCCCAGGGAGGAGCAGATGTGATGGGGGGATGGACAGCAGCGAGCAGACCTTGAGGAAGGTGAACTCCGGGAAACAAAAACCCAGCACATGGTCTGAGAGGGAAACCTTGTGTTGGAAAAGTCCAAACAGCGGACACGCACAGTTCTGACAACAAGCTTGATTTGATTTCAAAGCGCTGATAAAAATCCAGGGGCTCTAACAGAGAAGAGCAAGTTTGGCCCATTTACCAAATTTAAATTTAGCACATATGCAGGAAGTGATGAATAACAACAATGAAATGTGCACCAACACTCTGAACAGACAACCATGAGAAATTTCACTTGGAAAATCAGAATACCACCACATATACTTAACAAACATGAAGCAGCTCTTGATTACTGGTTATTTGTCATCATACGCTATTAGCTGCCATAGGTAGATTAGCAATAATGGACTAAATTTATCACTGTAAAATGTGAACCTGCTCCTTATTGTTGATACTGAGATCCAAGTGTTTCTCAtatgtctttctttctgctccTCCAGTGTCCACACACTCCACATAAGTGTTCCTCTTAAAGAAACTATTGCAAAATGTGTATCAAATTTAATAGAAAGGCTTCAAAACCATTTTACTTTGTTTGAGTTCATGTACACAAGTATTAATAGAAAAagtattaaagtaaaaatactcactATGTAACCAAAATGGCGTCTGTCAGTGTTACATTGTTATATAGTAAACTGCTGGATTGTTATTACTGATGAATTAACACGTAAGCAGCTTTTTCTTGGTGGCTGCTGGCTGTGGTGGAGCTAATCTTACCTTTCTTCACACTGTGCCAGTGCTAAAGTGGTTTGAATCCTAAAGTTATATAAAGAATAGTTTACTTGTTTACCATTTTAGGATTGTTATACTTTAGATTGTCTGCTGTGTATCAAACTAAGTTTAATAAAacaaccctgttgtaatatGAGCATTAAATTGATCTTGAACCTTAAAGGACCACTTTGTGTGATAATTTCACATCTGAGTGCAgtaaatgacatgtggagttgcCCAAGGCTCCACTCTCAGGCCTCTTCTGTTCAACGTGCAGATTTATGACGACATCACCAGGCGACTATGGTCCCATACAAACACTAAAAGCCAGCGCTCGGTTGCAAACGTTACCGACCACAAACCAGGCCAGacatcttggtgtagtcatggactcagacctatTTTAGCATCTgtattaagacaattacaagaTCAGCCTTCTATCACCATAACAATATATCAGTATTCAAAGACTTAACATCTCAGCAGGATTTAGAAAGTGATCTTCAGTAGGATGGACTACTGGAACACGGTCTTTACAGGACTCTGTAAAAAAGTCCTCACAAGAGAGTGGATCACGTCACTCCACCTCTCAGATCTGTACTCTGGCTTCTTGTGTCAAAGAATTTTAAAACAGTGCTGCTGGTTTCTGAAGCACTGAATGTGTTTAGAGCAAACATACACTTCTGCTCTGAAGGGCCCAGACCTCTCAGGTGGTCTGAGACAGGTCTGNNNNNNNNNNNNNNNNNNNNNNNNNNNNNNNNNNNNNNNNNNNNNNNNNNNNNNNNNNNNNNNNNNNNNNNNNNNNNNNNNNNNNNNNNNNNNNNNNNNNACTAAGTTTAATAAAacaaccctgttgtaatatGAGCATTAAATTGATCTTGAACCTTAAAGGACCACTTTGTGTGATAATTTCACATCTGAGTGCAgtaaatgacatgtggagttgcCCAAGGCTCCACTCTCAGGCCTCTTCTGTTCAACGTGCAGATTTATGACGACATCACCAGGCGACTATGGTCCCATACAAACACTAAAAGCCAGCGCTCGGTTGCAAACGTTACCGACCACAAACCAGGCCAGacatcttggtgtagtcatggactcagacctatTTTAGCATCTgtattaagacaattacaagaTCAGCCTTCTATCACCATAACAATATATCAGTATTCAAAGACTTAACATCTCAGCAGGATTTAGAAAGTGATCTTCAGTAGGATGGACTACTGGAACACGGTCTTTACAGGACTCTGTAAAAAAGTCCTCACAAGAGAGTGGATCACGTCACTCCACCTCTCAGATCTGTACTCTGGCTTCTTGTGTCAAAGAATTTTAAAACAGTGCTGCTGGTTTCTGAAGCACTGAATGTGTTTAGAGCAAACATACACTTCTGCTCTGAAGGGCCCAGACCTCTCAGGTGGTCTGAGACAGGTCTGCTtactgtccccagagtcaaaactaaacacgGAGAAGCCGCATTCAGTTTTTCTGCACCATATATCTGGAAggaactcccagaaaactgcaggtctgctccAACTCTCAGTTGTTCTAAACCAGGGCTCAAGTCTTTTCTGTTTGCTTGGGATTATTTATTCAAACCCTGACTGCACTGAGGCtgcattgtcatttttattcaaCTGTTTGTTATTCTAATTTAATCTGTTTAGTTTCCATTTTATGTTATCttaatgtttttctgtcttgtgtaaagcactttgaattgccttgttaaACAGTGTTataacaaataaacttgccttgcttACTCTGCAGTTACCCAGTCTTACTTTTAGACCGCCACTGCAGCATATCAGGGCCTCAGTGAAACACTGTAGAGCAAATCAATCACACCAACTAGATTCGATTTGTTTTAACACCTATTTATTACCACCATAATATGAGAAATTTGGAAAATACAAAGATCAGCTTATTTATACGTCTGAAAATCTCAaggaataagaaaaatataaaagaaaacaaatatgagGTTATATTGTGTATCACAAATTTTGAGAAAGGGACAGATTATATGTTCAGATCTACAGAGTGCAGGAGACACAGAGCCTAAACATGCAGAGCTTTCACTATAATGTCAATTCATACTGTAGTGACAAGTCTAAAGCCTATCTGTGgagataaagaaagagagagagaagcatcaTGTGTGATGACTGATCCACAGCGAACAACTGAATAGACGAGGAGGTGGTAAACCATCGCCCCCGTGTGGCTGCCGTTAGAATAGAAGTTGCCTTGGAAAACAGAGAAGCCCTTCCTGATTTTCTATAGCGAATCAGATCACTGTGAAAGAAACTGAAAACCATGTTGACAATATTATTTGCTTTTTCTGATTTTGATGATTTTGGAAGCAGTAAACACAAGAGATGCTTGTGGATGAATTatatgcataaaaaaaaaaaaaaaaattagacacCATTTCCACAACGATAATCAATATTCTTAAGTAAACAAAAGATTCTTATTTGTTGAGTACAAGTGGTTTGAAAGATCAGAGctcacacatccacacaaacagACCATCAAACCGCCATCCCCTCCCAGCGCAGATTAGAGGTGAAGGAGGTGGTTTGAAAAGGTACAGTGAGCCAACTGGCTGCAGCTGGGGGAGTTGGTCTGGGCGGGAGGGGAGGAGGGTGTTCAGAGGGGGCAGAGGCCTCAGGACTAGTTTTAATAGCACCCTGCTGTGGAAGTTGCAGCTCCCCTTAAGCAGACTAGCCCCTCGACCACGTCCCTCTGCTTCAGCTCTGTTTGCCACACTAACCACGCCCGCTGGCCTCCCACACCTGGAGGAACCCAGGTGAGCTCAACGGTGGGCTTCATGTTTTGAGGCACAACCCAAACCCTCATGTTTGAGTATGTGTGCACATGCGTGTCTGATCTGCAAAACCTTTTACATGCACGAAAAAGGTACCCTAAAAACATTTGGTAAAGACAAAAAACCTATGAGAGACCAGACTTCAACATATTTCTATCTCTTCATAATCAGGATTACTCTAAAGTCTACTGAGAAGCTGGGCAGGCTCGGGAGGGAGGGTGACAGGAATGGGTGGAGGTGGACGGGTGGGGTAGAATGAAGGAGCAAGGGCAGGTCCAGGTGAAGAAATACAGGACAGAGGAGCAACGCTAGGGAGGCCGTCTAAGCACGCTCTCCGCGGATGCGACGGGCCAGCTGGATGTCTTTGGGCATGATGGTGACACGCTTGGCATGGATGGCGCACAGGTTAGTGTCCTCGAACAGACCCACCAGGTACGCCTCACTGGCCTCCtgcagggagagggagggacagCACATGTTAGCAGGACAAGTGTGTCAGCTTGGAAGTCATACTGATGGAGCTTTACTGATATCACTGatcatttgcacacacacacacacacacacacacacacacacctgcagggcTCCAATGGCGGCGCTCTGGAAACGCAGGTCGGTCTTGAAGTCCTGAGCGATCTCCCTCACCAGCCGCTGGAAGGGCAGCTTACGGATCAGCAGCTCAGTGGACTTCTGGTACCTACGGATCTCTCTCAAAGCCACGGTGCCAGGCCTGAAACACACAACCAAGCTCTAGCTCAACACACCTTTTCAATGTTGAGATTGTAGCAGGTTTATTTAGCTAAACAGGATTAATCCACTGAAGAAATAACTGGCTCCATGTGGCACTTAGGGTTGTCACTAAAAACATGCCTGCTGTTGCTTTGCTGCATATGAAACCCTCAAACTAAAAGGAATTTTAtctgttcagtgttttatttgacTGGAGGCCCAACATGCAACCTAAGACTTGGACAGGAGGATGTGTATGAAGACAGGTTTTCATGCTGCCAATGTACAAGTGTGTCACTTTGTGGAAGCAAACAGttttagtaaataaatgtatcaaaacataaaGGTGAATTCAAGATTTACATCAAAGTGGAACGCTGTGTGTAACATACCACCACAACATCCATCTTACAGATGTTTTCGACTCCCTTTTATAGCTCGCGAAATCAGTTAAGATGATTGTCAAATCCCCATCTCATCTTGTTAAAGGTGATTTCACGGCTGTGGGAATCTTGGTGTTACCTGTAACGATGGGGCTTCTTGACGCCACCGGTAGAGGGGGCGCTCTTGCGGGCAGCCTTGGTGGCCAGCTGCTTGCGAGGAGCCTTTCCTCCAGTGGACTTACGTGCAGTCTGCTTGGTACGAGCCATTACGACGATGTATCACCTGAAGGGAATATCGAAAACTTAACGGCATACTTTGCGTTGTTCCAGCCTTTTCTCTCTGGCCTTAAGGTGCTTTAGAGCAGCTCTTTTGTACAATGTTATTGTTGTAATAAACTAATCACTGTTCAGCACTTCAGGTATTTCTACTCAGTTCACTGGGGAATTTCATTATCAGTGACCTATCAGTCAAAATGTATAACACAACAATAACTTTTTGGAAAATATTTCGCCTTAATGGGAATGCTTATATATTTGGAGCCCTGGAACAGTACAAGATTATCAGACAATCAAAAGACTAGAACTGATACCATCAATTATAATACTGTCAGTTAAAAATTCTAAAGTTGTTGATGATGTTGCTTGGTGTTTATTATCCCTATTTACCCACATATCTGTGGAAGGGAAAGTAAAagtatcattttctttttaaaagtttCCTTCGCTCAACATGATAAGTCTCAGAGGTTCAGGGATTCTGGCCCGCCCGGGAAAACTTTTCCTCGGGTTTGGCAGCAGCACAGAGAGTGCCGAGCCAATCCAGACGCGGTGGACTCCCGAACCCACCAATCACACTGCCGAACAGGTAATCATTCTCAAATCCACCAATCAGCCGTGTCTGTGTCGTATTTTAAGACCAATGGTGTCTTACTCCGCAGGGTTTTAGGGCGGGACGGACAGCGTTAACCCCGCCTCATACTGCAGGATTATGGCCGCAGATCCAAATGAACCAACAGATACACAAGGCAGTGCGCGGGACGTAAACTTTAACATTTTTACTCAAAAGCAAACAACGCGCGCACACAAGACTATCAACAAATCATAGGGGATAAGTGTAGCCATCAAATAAGCATCATGGCGTGGGAAGGGATGGTATATTTGAGCGAGACGGCGAGGTAGAAATCGCCTATGAAAGTGGAGCAGATATTTCGGCAGAGGAAGTACTGAGCCGTTTTTCTCTCTGCCTGGGCATCGGGGCAGCTGCTTTTTCTCCTCTCTACGGCGTCGAAATAACACGCCATTTCTGCACCAAAACAACTTTATCTGTCTCATTTTCTTGACAAGATGGTGAATATTATCTGTGTTTAAACAAGTAagacaaaaatgtaacttaCCGGGGGTGAATTTACCGCTTTTTCTTCGCACGGATACAAGTGTGTTGTGGTTGTCTGGCAGTGTCAGATATTTACTATCTCTCACACAATGGaagcagagagagcaggagcAAAATGGCGGCCGTGTCAA harbors:
- the h3f3c gene encoding H3 histone, family 3C, which codes for MARTKQTARKSTGGKAPRKQLATKAARKSAPSTGGVKKPHRYRPGTVALREIRRYQKSTELLIRKLPFQRLVREIAQDFKTDLRFQSAAIGALQEASEAYLVGLFEDTNLCAIHAKRVTIMPKDIQLARRIRGERA